Proteins co-encoded in one Christiangramia fulva genomic window:
- a CDS encoding DUF1259 domain-containing protein has translation MRPIYLLLFCFFLFSCLEPANTENENEPEPTQTLDKHPDLKELDITLLKDSLGMDGTENNGEFKITIPQNDLNVSVDGFKIIPPMGLGSWVAFTPTGDKPMIMGDIVVTEKDLKPVQQEVIKQGLTVTAIHNHFVRNEPDVMYMHIGGMGTEEELAAKVKSVLDVVEKSRGANPSEFPAGKVENTLNTRMIDSILGHKGSMNNGVYKIVIGRPDVDLKENGTGISTFMGFNTWASWQGTPEKAAVAGDFTMLEDEVAPVIKALIENDIEVVALHNHMVKEEPRIFFLHYWGVGPAEKLAKGLKETLGQTGSSGKN, from the coding sequence ATGAGACCAATATATCTTTTACTTTTCTGTTTCTTTTTATTTAGCTGCCTGGAACCAGCAAATACAGAAAATGAAAATGAACCGGAACCAACTCAAACCCTGGATAAGCACCCAGATCTGAAGGAACTGGATATTACCCTTCTAAAAGATAGCTTGGGAATGGATGGAACCGAGAACAACGGCGAATTCAAAATTACCATTCCGCAGAATGACCTAAATGTTTCTGTAGACGGGTTTAAAATTATTCCTCCCATGGGATTAGGAAGCTGGGTGGCTTTCACCCCAACCGGGGATAAACCAATGATCATGGGAGATATTGTGGTTACCGAGAAGGATTTGAAGCCGGTGCAACAGGAAGTTATTAAACAGGGATTGACCGTTACAGCTATTCATAATCATTTTGTTAGAAATGAACCGGATGTGATGTATATGCATATCGGGGGAATGGGAACCGAAGAGGAATTAGCCGCAAAAGTAAAGTCGGTACTCGACGTAGTAGAGAAATCAAGGGGAGCGAATCCTTCAGAGTTTCCTGCGGGAAAGGTAGAAAACACTTTAAATACTAGAATGATAGATAGTATTTTAGGACACAAGGGAAGTATGAATAATGGGGTGTATAAAATAGTCATCGGTCGTCCTGATGTGGATCTTAAGGAGAATGGAACCGGTATCAGTACATTTATGGGTTTCAATACCTGGGCAAGCTGGCAGGGAACTCCTGAAAAGGCGGCGGTTGCAGGTGATTTTACCATGCTGGAAGATGAAGTGGCACCTGTGATTAAAGCGCTAATCGAAAATGATATAGAAGTTGTGGCATTACATAATCATATGGTAAAGGAAGAGCCACGCATTTTCTTCCTGCATTATTGGGGTGTTGGTCCGGCTGAAAAGCTGGCGAAAGGATTGAAGGAAACACTGGGCCAGACCGGTTCCAGTGGAAAAAATTAG
- the chrA gene encoding chromate efflux transporter, whose protein sequence is MAIVPFKEAFRVWVRVAIYSFGGPAGQISVMHRILVEEKKWIDENRFLHALNYCMLLPGPEAQQLATYIGWLLHRTKGGLLAGGLFILPGFLSILLLSILYAMYRDVEIVEAIFYGIKPAVLAIVIGAVIKIGKRALKNGIMLSLAILSFIAIFFLEIDFPVIILMAGLIGFFGGKIWKEKFLVIKGHGDKTEDKDHLSDYYSEPVKPSLFKTLKTISIFLILWSFPLIIIAGIIGVENIFFSEGVFFSKTAVVTFGGAYAVLAYIAQKAVEDYGWLQSGEMLDGLGMAETTPGPLIQVVQFVGFMGAFRLHGTLDPLMAGILASVLVTWVTFIPCFLFIFAGAPYIEYLRGNKNLTSALSAITAAVVGVILNLGIWFAIHTFFGSFKEEHFFGIRILIPDWNTLNLGSLLIGMLAAFVYFILKWDMLKTIAISIISGIIYFFIFNAG, encoded by the coding sequence ATGGCAATAGTACCTTTTAAGGAAGCATTTCGGGTGTGGGTAAGGGTAGCTATTTATAGTTTTGGCGGACCCGCAGGTCAGATATCTGTAATGCACAGAATTCTGGTTGAAGAAAAAAAGTGGATCGATGAAAACCGGTTTCTCCACGCGCTCAATTACTGCATGCTGCTTCCCGGCCCTGAGGCTCAACAACTGGCTACTTACATTGGATGGCTTTTACATAGAACCAAAGGCGGACTTCTTGCGGGGGGACTTTTTATTCTACCAGGATTTCTTTCAATCCTGTTACTGAGCATTCTTTATGCGATGTACCGGGATGTTGAAATAGTTGAAGCCATATTCTATGGTATAAAACCGGCTGTCCTGGCTATTGTGATTGGTGCCGTTATTAAAATTGGTAAACGGGCACTTAAAAATGGAATCATGCTGAGCCTGGCTATCCTATCATTCATTGCCATATTTTTTCTTGAAATCGATTTCCCGGTGATCATCCTAATGGCCGGGTTAATAGGTTTTTTTGGAGGTAAGATCTGGAAAGAAAAATTTCTGGTGATAAAAGGTCATGGAGATAAAACGGAAGATAAAGATCATCTCAGTGATTATTATTCAGAGCCTGTAAAACCTTCATTATTTAAGACTCTCAAAACAATATCAATTTTTTTAATTCTCTGGTCCTTTCCTTTAATAATCATAGCGGGTATTATTGGGGTGGAAAATATATTCTTTTCTGAAGGAGTCTTTTTCAGCAAAACTGCCGTGGTGACCTTTGGAGGAGCATATGCTGTCCTAGCTTATATAGCTCAAAAAGCGGTTGAGGATTATGGCTGGCTGCAATCGGGTGAGATGCTTGATGGACTGGGGATGGCAGAAACCACACCCGGCCCGTTAATTCAGGTAGTGCAGTTTGTAGGTTTTATGGGAGCATTCAGACTTCATGGTACTCTGGATCCATTAATGGCAGGAATTCTGGCTTCAGTTCTGGTCACCTGGGTTACCTTTATCCCCTGCTTTCTTTTCATCTTTGCCGGCGCTCCTTATATCGAATATCTCAGAGGAAATAAAAACTTAACCTCTGCTCTTTCAGCAATTACCGCTGCGGTGGTGGGGGTCATTCTCAACCTGGGGATATGGTTTGCGATCCATACCTTTTTTGGTTCATTTAAAGAAGAACATTTTTTTGGAATCAGGATCTTAATACCCGACTGGAATACTCTTAACCTGGGCTCCTTATTGATAGGTATGCTTGCCGCGTTCGTTTATTTTATTTTGAAATGGGATATGCTTAAAACAATAGCGATAAGCATAATATCTGGCATCATTTATTTTTTCATTTTTAATGCAGGCTGA